The Fibrobacter sp. UWB16 genomic interval CAGGTCCCTGAGGGCCTTCAGAATCTTCACCGCATGCGTTAAACGCAAGCATGGACACGAACGAAAACGCAGCAACCGCTGCATATTTTTTAAGCTTGATAGACATAAGCTCCTCTCCTGTTGTCTTTTTTAAAGTAAACAAAAAAAACAAAATCGTATCAATTTATTTCAAAGCATGACCAAAAACATGTTGATAAAGAGTTGGTAAACTATAGTTGTCACACTTTTTTGCGCGATTTACGCAATTTTGTCAAGCCCTACTTACTAAACGCCTGTTTCTTGGCAACGGAGATATTCACGACGTTTTTCATCACGCCAGCCTCGCCGACCTTCTCCAAAGCCGATTTCAAAATGGCGGCCGCAGCAAGCGTATCGTCCAAGGCACGGTGATGGTTAAAGTCTGGAAGCCCCAGCGATTCCGTGAGTTTGTGCAAACTGTAACTCGGCTGCCCCGGGAACACACGCCGCGAAAGCTTTACCGTACAAAGTCTCGCTGGGTTGAACTTAATACAGCAGCGCTTCAGTTCCGCAGTCATGTACTTGCAGTCGAACTGGACGTTGTGTGCTACAAAAATGCGGTCTTGCAAAAGTGCTGCCACATGTTCTGCAATCGCTCCAAATTGCGGTTGTCCACTCACCATCTCGTCGGTGATGCCCGTCAGTTCGCGGACAAACGGCGTAATCGGCGTTCCTGGATCTACAAGCGCGTGGTACGTTTCAACAATTTCGGAACCGTCCATCAGGGCGATTCCGATTTCCATTATACGATTATCTTCACCATGTCCGCCGGTCGTTTCGAGATCGACTACCGCAAATTTTAGCAATGCAAATTACCTAACGGGGATATCGATATCGAGCGTCTCCATCCCGTCTCGAGCCTGCACACGCGCAAGCATCACATTGGACTTCGGGTGCCCGTAAACAGGGACGACGAGCAGGTTAGAAACGCCTCTCTGT includes:
- a CDS encoding PolC-type DNA polymerase III; this translates as MLKFAVVDLETTGGHGEDNRIMEIGIALMDGSEIVETYHALVDPGTPITPFVRELTGITDEMVSGQPQFGAIAEHVAALLQDRIFVAHNVQFDCKYMTAELKRCCIKFNPARLCTVKLSRRVFPGQPSYSLHKLTESLGLPDFNHHRALDDTLAAAAILKSALEKVGEAGVMKNVVNISVAKKQAFSK